One segment of Planctomycetota bacterium DNA contains the following:
- the dtd gene encoding D-aminoacyl-tRNA deacylase — MIAVVQRVSRASVTVEGRVTGRIGRGLLILLGVARGDADRDADFLAAKAAGLRIFADDQGKMNLAASDVGGDMLVVSQFTLCGDCRKGRRPSFERAADPAEATRLYDYFCGRLRQHGYRVETGVFGAMMDVELVNDGPVTLVLESEKRAEAV, encoded by the coding sequence GTGATCGCGGTCGTGCAACGGGTGAGCCGCGCGTCCGTGACGGTCGAGGGGCGCGTCACGGGCCGGATCGGCCGCGGGCTGCTGATTCTGCTCGGCGTGGCCAGGGGCGATGCGGACCGCGACGCCGACTTCCTGGCCGCCAAGGCCGCCGGCCTGCGCATCTTCGCCGACGATCAGGGGAAGATGAATCTCGCGGCAAGCGACGTGGGCGGCGACATGCTCGTGGTCTCGCAGTTCACCCTGTGCGGCGACTGCCGCAAGGGCCGCCGCCCGAGTTTCGAGCGGGCCGCCGACCCCGCCGAGGCGACTCGGCTCTACGACTACTTCTGCGGACGCCTCCGCCAGCACGGCTACCGCGTCGAGACCGGCGTCTTCGGCGCGATGATGGACGTGGAACTCGTCAACGACGGGCCGGTCACGCTGGTGCTGGAGTCGGAGAAGCGGGCCGAAGCCGTCTGA